A part of Mycolicibacterium sp. TUM20985 genomic DNA contains:
- a CDS encoding M16 family metallopeptidase has protein sequence MPRQPATKHVRRSSLPGGLRVVTEFVPSVRSASVGVWVGVGSRDEGQSVAGAAHFLEHLLFKSTPTRSAVEIAQAVDAVGGELNAFTAREHTCYYAHVLDTDLELAVDLVADVVLRGRCATEDVEVERDVVLEEIAMRDDDPEDTLGDVFLSAMFGDHPVGRPVIGSIESISTMTRTQLHSFHVRRYTPERMVVAVAGNVDHDHVVALVKEHFGPRLVAGNQPVAPRKGTGRVPGRPSVEVVNRDGEQTHVFLGVRTPGRHWNHRWALSVLNGALGGGLSSRLFQQIRETRGLAYSVYSSVDTFSDSGALSVYAACLPERFDEVSRVAADVLAEVARDGITEAECRIAKGSLRGGLVLGLEDSGSRMHRIGRSELNFGQHRSIDETLALIDAVTLDEVNAVAKRLLNRPYGAAVLGPHRSKKSLPQALRSIAG, from the coding sequence ATGCCGCGACAGCCAGCAACTAAGCACGTCCGACGCAGTTCGCTACCCGGCGGGCTTCGCGTCGTCACGGAGTTCGTCCCGTCGGTGCGTTCGGCATCGGTGGGAGTGTGGGTGGGCGTCGGGTCACGCGACGAAGGTCAGAGCGTGGCCGGCGCCGCCCACTTCCTCGAGCATCTCCTGTTCAAGTCGACGCCGACGCGCTCGGCGGTGGAGATCGCTCAGGCGGTCGACGCGGTGGGCGGTGAACTGAATGCGTTCACCGCCCGCGAGCACACCTGCTACTACGCGCACGTGCTCGACACCGATCTCGAACTGGCCGTCGACCTCGTCGCGGACGTCGTGCTGCGGGGCCGCTGTGCCACCGAGGACGTGGAGGTCGAACGCGACGTCGTGCTCGAGGAGATCGCCATGCGCGACGACGACCCCGAGGACACCCTCGGCGACGTGTTCCTCTCGGCGATGTTTGGTGACCATCCGGTGGGCCGTCCGGTGATCGGCAGCATCGAGTCGATCTCCACGATGACTCGGACGCAACTGCATTCGTTCCACGTCCGCCGGTACACCCCCGAGCGCATGGTGGTCGCCGTCGCGGGCAACGTCGACCACGATCACGTCGTCGCCCTGGTGAAGGAACACTTCGGGCCGCGACTGGTCGCGGGCAACCAACCCGTCGCGCCCCGCAAGGGCACCGGTCGGGTACCCGGTCGGCCCAGCGTGGAGGTCGTCAACCGTGACGGCGAGCAGACGCACGTGTTCCTCGGGGTACGGACGCCGGGGAGGCACTGGAATCACCGGTGGGCACTGTCGGTGCTCAATGGCGCACTTGGCGGCGGGTTGAGTTCGCGTCTGTTCCAACAGATTCGCGAGACGCGTGGCCTCGCCTACTCCGTCTACTCGAGTGTCGACACCTTCTCCGACTCGGGCGCGCTGTCGGTCTATGCGGCGTGCCTGCCGGAGCGGTTCGACGAAGTCAGCCGGGTTGCGGCGGATGTGTTGGCCGAGGTGGCCCGTGACGGGATCACCGAAGCGGAGTGCCGAATCGCCAAGGGCTCGTTGCGGGGTGGGCTGGTGCTCGGCCTGGAGGACTCGGGTTCGCGGATGCACCGCATCGGGCGCAGCGAGCTGAACTTTGGTCAACACCGGAGCATCGACGAGACGCTTGCGCTGATCGATGCCGTGACCCTGGACGAGGTCAATGCGGTGGCGAAGCGGCTGCTGAACCGTCCGTACGGTGCTGCCGTGCTGGGGCCGCATCGGTCGAAGAAGTCACTGCCGCAAGCACTTCGGAGCATCGCGGGGTGA
- the lppU gene encoding LppU family putative lipoprotein, whose amino-acid sequence MALALVGCSSAASADLRVGDCLKVGGPTDRPETTEVPCGSPESNFKVVGALESTDDCPTDVDSYYSTRSSFNGSGQTICLDVDWVVGGCMSTDPDNARDPVRVECNDPSAPGRQRATQIIQKVANVDQCTTGLGYAYDERQFTVCVEDVS is encoded by the coding sequence ATGGCGCTGGCGCTGGTGGGTTGTTCGTCTGCGGCGTCCGCGGACCTTCGGGTGGGTGACTGCCTGAAGGTCGGTGGCCCGACGGATCGGCCCGAGACCACCGAGGTGCCGTGTGGCAGCCCGGAATCGAACTTCAAGGTCGTCGGCGCGCTCGAGAGCACCGACGATTGCCCCACGGACGTCGATTCGTACTACTCCACGCGCAGCTCCTTCAACGGCTCGGGGCAAACCATCTGCCTGGACGTCGACTGGGTCGTCGGCGGCTGCATGAGCACCGACCCGGACAACGCTCGAGACCCCGTTCGCGTCGAATGCAACGATCCCTCCGCGCCCGGTCGGCAGCGTGCCACCCAGATCATTCAGAAGGTGGCCAACGTCGACCAGTGCACGACCGGACTCGGGTACGCCTACGACGAACGCCAGTTCACGGTGTGCGTCGAGGACGTGTCGTGA
- a CDS encoding DUF4334 domain-containing protein: protein MHLTDVLPDAPSTTDDALALFDAAPAVTPDEMLGTWRGAELPTGHPLDGLLEASGWWGKQFLGAETVHPLLFPTADGTALWAVNPALVFGGLGLATRLPALRRGNYTGLITKLKPVLRTAAPRARLRTTRYRGVDTATMVYDQLPVNDVFRRLDDAAGSDAVIGVMDLRGSKLPYFFVLRRDESLPVR from the coding sequence ATGCACCTGACCGACGTTCTCCCGGACGCCCCCTCGACCACCGACGACGCGCTGGCGTTGTTCGATGCCGCACCCGCCGTGACTCCCGATGAAATGCTGGGCACCTGGCGCGGCGCCGAGCTGCCCACCGGTCATCCGCTCGACGGACTGCTCGAGGCCAGCGGCTGGTGGGGCAAGCAGTTCCTGGGCGCGGAGACCGTCCACCCCCTGCTATTTCCGACGGCCGACGGCACCGCGCTGTGGGCGGTGAATCCCGCGCTGGTCTTCGGCGGGCTGGGCCTGGCGACCCGGCTGCCCGCGCTGCGTCGCGGCAACTACACCGGGCTGATCACGAAGCTGAAGCCGGTGCTACGGACCGCGGCGCCCAGGGCGCGGCTGCGGACCACCCGCTACCGCGGTGTCGACACCGCCACCATGGTGTACGACCAGCTTCCGGTGAACGACGTGTTCCGGCGGTTGGACGATGCCGCCGGATCCGATGCCGTCATCGGCGTCATGGATCTCCGCGGCTCCAAGCTGCCCTACTTCTTCGTGCTCCGGCGCGACGAGTCTCTGCCCGTTCGCTAG
- the bla gene encoding class A beta-lactamase codes for MAACSAEPTRADPAEPLPLIAERFAALEKRYGAFIGVAATDVDTRRSVAHRADDPFALCSTFKVYAAARVLQKAQLGEIALTDAVTIEAVDIVANSPLTGPRVGQTMTVAELCEAALQRSDNTAGNWLLRVIGGPSAVTDFARTIGDDRTRLDRWETELNSAIPGDPRDTSTPRALGAGYERLLTGDALAPAQRDRLAQWMRGNQTSSLRAGLPPRWTSADKTGGGDYGSTNDVGVVYGPDGRRAVLAIMTRSQAADPNAETLRPLIGDVTTLVLPYLSAEG; via the coding sequence ATGGCGGCGTGTTCGGCCGAACCCACGCGGGCCGATCCGGCGGAGCCCCTGCCCCTGATCGCGGAGAGATTCGCGGCGCTCGAGAAGCGGTACGGCGCGTTCATCGGAGTGGCGGCCACCGATGTCGACACCCGCCGCTCCGTCGCCCATCGTGCCGACGATCCGTTCGCCCTGTGTTCGACGTTCAAGGTGTATGCGGCGGCCCGCGTGCTGCAGAAGGCGCAGCTAGGGGAGATCGCGCTGACCGACGCGGTGACGATCGAGGCCGTCGACATCGTGGCCAATTCGCCGCTCACCGGGCCGCGGGTGGGACAGACGATGACGGTGGCCGAGCTCTGCGAGGCGGCGCTCCAGCGCAGTGACAACACGGCGGGGAACTGGCTGCTGCGCGTCATCGGAGGGCCGTCCGCGGTGACCGACTTCGCCCGCACGATCGGCGACGACCGCACCCGGCTCGACCGTTGGGAGACCGAACTGAATTCGGCGATACCCGGTGACCCGCGGGACACCAGCACGCCCCGCGCCCTCGGGGCCGGGTACGAGCGGCTGTTGACCGGCGACGCCCTTGCGCCAGCGCAGCGCGATCGGCTCGCACAGTGGATGCGGGGCAACCAGACCTCCAGCCTGCGGGCCGGTCTGCCGCCACGGTGGACCAGTGCCGACAAGACGGGCGGCGGTGACTATGGCAGCACCAACGATGTGGGAGTGGTCTACGGCCCGGACGGTCGCCGTGCCGTGCTGGCGATCATGACCAGGTCCCAGGCCGCCGATCCGAACGCCGAGACTCTGCGCCCGCTCATCGGTGACGTGACGACGTTGGTGTTGCCGTACCTGTCCGCCGAGGGGTAG
- a CDS encoding bifunctional riboflavin kinase/FAD synthetase, with product MQRWRGQDEIPTDWGRCVVTIGVFDGVHRGHAELINHAVKAGRSRDVPTVLMTFDPHPMEVVFPGSHPAQLTTLTRRAELVEEMGVDVFLVMPFTSDFMKLTPERYIHELLVERLHVVEVVVGDNFTFGKKAGGNVGMLSKAGERFGFAVQSMSLVSEHHRDETVTFSSTYIRSCVDAGDVVTAAEALGRPHRVEGVVVRGDGRGRGLGYPTANVAPPMYSAIPADGVYAAWFTVLGHGPVMGTVVPGERYQAAVSVGTNPTFSGRTRTVEAFVLDTQADLYGQHVAVDFVARVRGQEKFASVDDLVVAMNGDTERARVILAAQ from the coding sequence GTGCAGCGCTGGCGGGGCCAAGACGAGATCCCCACGGACTGGGGCAGGTGCGTCGTCACCATCGGTGTATTCGACGGTGTCCACCGCGGACACGCCGAACTCATCAACCACGCGGTCAAGGCGGGCCGGTCCCGCGACGTGCCCACGGTGCTGATGACGTTCGATCCCCATCCGATGGAGGTCGTATTTCCCGGTAGCCATCCCGCCCAGCTGACCACCCTGACGCGCCGCGCAGAGTTGGTGGAGGAGATGGGCGTCGACGTCTTCCTCGTCATGCCGTTCACCTCGGACTTCATGAAGCTGACCCCCGAGCGGTACATCCACGAACTGCTCGTCGAGCGGCTGCACGTGGTGGAGGTCGTGGTGGGGGACAACTTCACGTTCGGCAAGAAGGCAGGCGGCAACGTCGGCATGCTCAGCAAGGCCGGTGAACGCTTCGGCTTCGCGGTGCAGAGCATGTCGCTGGTATCCGAGCACCACCGCGACGAGACGGTGACCTTCTCGTCGACCTACATCCGATCGTGCGTCGACGCTGGCGACGTCGTCACAGCCGCCGAGGCGCTCGGCAGGCCGCACCGCGTCGAGGGCGTGGTCGTGCGTGGTGACGGCCGGGGTCGGGGTCTTGGCTACCCGACCGCGAACGTCGCGCCACCGATGTACTCCGCGATCCCCGCGGACGGTGTCTACGCGGCATGGTTCACCGTCCTCGGCCACGGCCCGGTGATGGGCACGGTCGTCCCCGGCGAGCGTTACCAGGCTGCCGTGTCGGTCGGCACCAACCCCACCTTCTCTGGCCGCACCCGTACCGTCGAGGCGTTCGTCCTGGACACGCAGGCCGATCTATACGGTCAACACGTCGCGGTCGACTTCGTCGCGCGTGTTCGCGGGCAGGAGAAGTTCGCCTCGGTCGACGACCTCGTCGTCGCGATGAATGGCGACACCGAGCGGGCGCGCGTCATCCTCGCGGCACAGTGA
- the truB gene encoding tRNA pseudouridine(55) synthase TruB: MTPPPPGLVVVDKPAGMTSHDVVGRCRRLFGTRKVGHAGTLDPMATGVLVVGIERATKILGLLTATEKAYAATIRLGQTTSTEDAEGAVLQSVSAAHVADSDIEEAIAGQRGEISQVPSAVSAIKVDGQRAYTLAREGKHVELAARTVRIERFDVVAVRRVAECVDVDVEVVCSSGTYVRALARDVGDALGVGGHLTALRRTRVGRYGLGEAHTLDELAESPRLSYSLDEACLLGFPRRELTDEEAESTTHGRSLAPCGFHGVYAATAPDGRVMALLVDDGPRTKSVVVVRPSTL, translated from the coding sequence ATGACGCCACCCCCTCCGGGCCTCGTCGTCGTCGACAAGCCCGCCGGGATGACGAGCCACGACGTGGTGGGCCGCTGCCGCAGGCTGTTCGGCACCCGCAAGGTGGGGCACGCCGGAACGTTGGATCCGATGGCCACCGGGGTACTGGTGGTGGGCATCGAGCGGGCGACGAAGATCCTCGGTCTGCTGACCGCGACCGAGAAGGCCTACGCCGCCACCATCCGACTGGGGCAGACCACGTCTACCGAGGACGCCGAAGGCGCTGTCCTACAGAGTGTCTCGGCCGCCCACGTCGCCGATTCCGACATCGAGGAGGCGATCGCCGGCCAGCGTGGCGAGATCAGTCAGGTCCCCTCGGCGGTCAGCGCGATCAAGGTCGACGGCCAACGGGCGTACACGTTGGCGCGTGAGGGCAAGCACGTGGAGCTGGCGGCACGCACCGTGCGCATCGAACGGTTCGACGTCGTCGCCGTCCGCCGCGTTGCGGAGTGCGTGGACGTCGACGTGGAGGTCGTCTGTTCGTCGGGCACCTACGTGCGGGCGTTGGCCCGCGATGTCGGCGATGCGCTCGGCGTGGGCGGACACCTCACCGCTCTGCGCCGCACGCGGGTTGGCCGATATGGGCTGGGGGAGGCGCACACCCTCGACGAGCTGGCGGAATCACCGCGACTGAGTTACTCATTGGACGAGGCGTGCCTGCTGGGGTTCCCCCGCCGTGAGCTCACCGACGAGGAGGCCGAATCCACGACGCATGGACGATCGTTGGCGCCGTGCGGCTTCCACGGCGTTTACGCCGCAACGGCGCCGGACGGCCGGGTGATGGCGCTACTCGTCGACGACGGTCCGCGGACGAAGTCCGTGGTCGTCGTCAGGCCGTCGACGCTGTAG
- a CDS encoding Brp/Blh family beta-carotene 15,15'-dioxygenase: MSTISLGAVAAAVGWAVLDPTGLTAVAPIVAAVGIVLGVPHGAMDHLVPGLASPRWQAPTQLALIAGVYVTIAAAACVAVLRAPDLGFAIFLVVSALHFGWAETTYAAERSGHSVPRLRDGWWDAVAHGSVVVVLPLWSAEGRSAMRPLLPHLVDWVSTVPTQWATGAVVLMSTVSALHLASRRRFLEAVESIAVLTLFLTVPVFAAFGVYFGLWHALRHTTRLMDTLASGQPIRLQVRAFVRAAALPTAAALAVLGVLFAYRSDVGVVMTGVSVLLALTLPHVVVVALLDHHRRIAPRGSTASTA; the protein is encoded by the coding sequence GTGTCGACAATCAGCCTGGGTGCCGTGGCCGCGGCCGTCGGATGGGCGGTGCTCGACCCCACCGGCCTGACAGCGGTGGCGCCGATCGTGGCCGCCGTCGGCATCGTCCTCGGCGTACCGCACGGCGCCATGGACCATCTGGTGCCGGGGCTTGCATCGCCACGCTGGCAGGCGCCCACCCAGCTGGCGCTGATCGCCGGTGTGTACGTCACCATCGCCGCAGCGGCATGTGTGGCGGTGTTGCGCGCACCCGACCTGGGCTTCGCCATCTTCCTCGTCGTGTCCGCATTGCACTTCGGTTGGGCTGAAACGACATACGCCGCAGAGCGAAGTGGCCACTCGGTGCCACGGCTGCGCGACGGCTGGTGGGACGCCGTCGCCCACGGCTCGGTGGTCGTGGTCCTGCCGCTATGGTCCGCAGAGGGCCGGTCCGCGATGCGGCCACTGCTGCCCCACCTGGTCGACTGGGTGAGTACGGTCCCGACCCAATGGGCCACGGGCGCAGTGGTCCTGATGTCCACCGTCTCGGCACTTCACCTCGCATCGCGGCGGCGCTTCCTCGAGGCGGTCGAGTCGATCGCCGTTCTGACCCTGTTCCTCACCGTGCCCGTGTTCGCGGCCTTCGGTGTGTACTTCGGCCTCTGGCACGCACTGCGGCATACCACCCGACTGATGGACACTCTCGCTTCCGGACAGCCAATTCGGTTGCAGGTCAGGGCATTCGTGCGGGCGGCCGCGCTACCGACGGCCGCGGCGCTCGCCGTGCTCGGGGTGTTGTTCGCCTACCGATCCGACGTCGGCGTGGTGATGACGGGGGTGTCGGTACTGCTCGCCCTCACCCTTCCGCACGTGGTCGTCGTCGCGTTGCTCGACCACCATCGCCGGATCGCCCCGCGGGGGTCTACAGCGTCGACGGCCTGA
- a CDS encoding bacteriorhodopsin-like yields MIPDQLTNGQYHTVYNLLSLVIAAQLFTAIYLLVVQPRVLPRYRQALVVAATVCGIAAYHYFRIFDSFREAFVTDAVGGQGTYTQAAGSAFNEGYRYVDWLLTVPLLLVELVVVLALAKKLQTSLLLRLIPASALMIALGYPGEISGDDLTRNVFGLLSTIPFLYILYVLFVELTRSLDRQPQAVRQTVSRLRILLFATWGVYPIAYLLPLLGLDGADAWVGKQAGYSIADILAKALYGLLIYRIARLKSFADDPAFAEVEDGHDQQLGHERIDEDPSKPAKVGR; encoded by the coding sequence ATGATTCCTGACCAATTGACCAATGGCCAGTACCACACGGTCTACAACCTCCTGTCGCTGGTGATAGCGGCCCAACTCTTCACCGCGATCTACCTACTCGTCGTCCAGCCTCGAGTGTTGCCGCGGTACCGTCAGGCACTGGTGGTCGCGGCCACCGTCTGTGGAATCGCCGCCTACCACTACTTCCGGATCTTCGATTCGTTCCGTGAGGCGTTCGTCACCGATGCGGTCGGCGGCCAAGGAACGTATACGCAAGCGGCTGGATCGGCATTCAACGAGGGCTATCGTTACGTCGACTGGTTGTTGACGGTGCCCTTGCTTCTGGTCGAGCTCGTGGTGGTGCTGGCCTTGGCGAAGAAGTTGCAGACGTCGCTGCTGCTGCGATTGATCCCCGCCTCGGCGCTGATGATCGCTCTGGGCTACCCAGGGGAGATCAGCGGAGACGACTTGACGCGCAACGTGTTCGGGCTCCTGTCGACCATCCCGTTCCTCTACATCCTCTACGTATTGTTCGTCGAGCTGACCCGCTCGCTGGACCGTCAGCCACAGGCAGTGCGCCAGACCGTCAGCCGGTTGCGCATCCTGTTGTTCGCGACGTGGGGCGTGTATCCCATCGCCTACCTGCTCCCGCTGCTCGGTCTGGATGGAGCCGACGCGTGGGTCGGCAAGCAGGCCGGCTACTCGATCGCCGACATCTTGGCCAAGGCTCTCTACGGCCTGTTGATCTACCGGATCGCGCGTCTGAAGTCGTTCGCCGACGACCCGGCGTTCGCCGAGGTCGAGGACGGCCACGACCAGCAGCTTGGTCACGAGCGCATCGACGAGGATCCGTCGAAGCCGGCGAAGGTCGGTCGCTAG
- a CDS encoding polyribonucleotide nucleotidyltransferase — MSATEIEDGVFESTAVIDNGSFGTRTIRFETGRLAKQAAGAVVAYLDDETMLLSATTASKTPKDHFDFFPLTIDVEERMYAAGRIPGSFFRREGRPSTDAILTCRLIDRPLRPTFISGLRNEIQVVVTILSLDPKDLYDVLAINAASASTQISGIPFNGPVGGVRVALIPSPENQAGQWVAFPTVEQLEGAVFDMVVAGRKTDDDVAIMMVEAEATDRVIELIAGGAGAPTESVVAEGLEAAKPFIAALCDAQRELADSAAKPTADYPVFPDYQDDVFYAVSSVATDELSKALTIAGKEERDERTNEIKGEVLDRLGETYAGREKELGAAYRSLTKKLVRQRILTDHFRIDGRGITDIRALSAEVAVIPRAHGSALFERGETQIMGVTTLDMVKMAQQIDSLGPETSKRYMHHYNFPPYSTGETGRVGSPKRREIGHGALAERALMPVLPSIEEFPYAIRQVSEALSSNGSTSMGSVCASTLSLLNAGVPLKAPVAGIAMGLVSDDIEVEAGDGTKSLERRFVTLTDILGAEDAFGDMDFKCAGTKDFVTALQLDTKLDGIPSQVLAGALAQAKDARITILEVMAEAIDEPDEMSPYAPRITTIKVPIDKIGEVIGPKGKMINSITEQTGASISIEDDGTVFVGASNGDAAQAAIDMINAIANPQLPKIGERFLGTVVKTTDFGAFVSLLPGRDGLVHISKLGRGKRINKVEDVVSVGSKLRVEIADIDNRGKISLILVAEDEGAEAPSSPTESSDVSTESGAAPADAATASN; from the coding sequence ATGTCTGCAACTGAAATAGAAGACGGCGTCTTCGAATCGACCGCCGTGATCGACAACGGGAGCTTCGGCACCCGCACCATTCGCTTCGAAACGGGACGGCTGGCCAAGCAGGCCGCCGGCGCCGTCGTCGCCTACCTCGACGACGAGACCATGCTCCTGTCGGCCACCACGGCCAGCAAGACGCCCAAGGACCACTTCGACTTCTTCCCGCTGACGATCGACGTCGAAGAGCGGATGTATGCCGCCGGCCGCATCCCCGGCTCGTTCTTCCGTCGCGAGGGCCGCCCCTCCACCGACGCGATCCTCACCTGCCGCCTGATCGACCGGCCGCTGCGTCCGACCTTCATCTCGGGTCTGCGCAACGAGATCCAGGTCGTCGTCACGATCCTGAGCCTCGATCCCAAGGACCTGTACGACGTTCTGGCGATCAACGCCGCGTCCGCGTCCACGCAGATCTCCGGAATCCCCTTCAACGGACCCGTCGGCGGCGTGCGCGTCGCCCTCATCCCCTCTCCTGAAAACCAGGCAGGCCAGTGGGTCGCGTTCCCCACTGTCGAGCAGCTCGAGGGCGCCGTGTTCGACATGGTCGTCGCGGGCCGCAAGACCGACGATGATGTCGCGATCATGATGGTCGAGGCCGAGGCCACCGACCGCGTCATCGAGCTCATCGCTGGCGGCGCGGGTGCGCCGACCGAGTCCGTCGTGGCCGAGGGCCTCGAGGCCGCCAAGCCGTTCATCGCCGCGCTGTGCGACGCCCAGCGTGAGCTGGCGGACAGCGCCGCCAAGCCGACGGCCGACTACCCGGTGTTCCCCGACTACCAGGACGACGTCTTCTACGCGGTGTCCTCGGTGGCCACCGACGAGCTCTCCAAGGCGCTGACCATCGCGGGCAAGGAAGAGCGCGACGAGCGCACCAACGAGATCAAGGGCGAGGTGCTCGACCGTCTCGGCGAGACCTACGCCGGTCGCGAGAAGGAGCTCGGCGCGGCCTACCGCTCGCTGACCAAGAAGCTCGTCCGGCAGCGCATCCTGACCGACCACTTCCGCATCGACGGCCGTGGCATCACGGACATCCGTGCGCTGTCCGCCGAGGTCGCCGTGATCCCGCGGGCCCACGGCAGCGCCCTGTTCGAACGCGGCGAGACCCAGATCATGGGTGTCACCACCCTCGACATGGTCAAGATGGCCCAGCAGATCGACTCGCTGGGGCCGGAGACGTCCAAGCGCTACATGCACCACTACAACTTCCCGCCGTACTCGACCGGGGAGACCGGCCGCGTGGGATCGCCCAAGCGCCGCGAGATCGGCCACGGAGCGCTCGCCGAGCGTGCCCTGATGCCGGTGCTGCCGAGCATCGAGGAGTTCCCGTACGCCATCCGCCAGGTGTCGGAGGCGCTGAGCTCCAACGGCTCGACGTCGATGGGCTCGGTGTGCGCCTCGACGCTGTCGCTACTGAATGCCGGTGTGCCCCTGAAGGCTCCGGTCGCCGGTATCGCGATGGGGCTGGTGTCGGATGACATTGAAGTTGAGGCGGGAGATGGCACTAAGTCCTTGGAGCGCCGCTTCGTCACCCTGACCGACATCCTCGGCGCCGAGGATGCGTTCGGCGACATGGACTTCAAGTGCGCAGGCACGAAGGACTTCGTCACCGCACTGCAGTTGGACACCAAGCTCGACGGCATTCCGTCGCAGGTGCTGGCCGGCGCCCTGGCGCAGGCCAAGGACGCCCGCATCACGATTCTGGAGGTCATGGCCGAGGCCATCGACGAGCCCGACGAGATGAGCCCGTACGCACCGCGGATCACCACGATCAAGGTGCCGATCGACAAGATCGGCGAGGTCATCGGGCCCAAGGGCAAGATGATCAACTCGATCACCGAGCAGACCGGCGCCTCGATCTCCATCGAGGACGACGGCACGGTGTTCGTGGGCGCCAGTAATGGCGACGCGGCGCAGGCGGCGATCGACATGATCAACGCCATCGCGAACCCGCAGCTGCCCAAGATCGGTGAGCGGTTCCTCGGAACCGTGGTCAAGACCACCGACTTCGGCGCGTTCGTCTCGCTGCTGCCCGGCCGTGACGGTCTGGTGCACATCAGCAAGTTGGGGCGCGGCAAGCGCATCAACAAGGTCGAGGACGTGGTGTCGGTCGGCAGCAAGTTGCGCGTCGAGATCGCCGACATCGACAACCGCGGCAAGATCTCGCTGATCCTGGTGGCCGAAGACGAAGGAGCCGAGGCGCCTTCGAGCCCCACGGAGTCCTCGGACGTCTCGACGGAGTCGGGTGCTGCACCCGCCGATGCCGCGACAGCCAGCAACTAA
- the rpsO gene encoding 30S ribosomal protein S15 — protein MSLTTEQKKEILGQYGLHETDTGSPEAQIAMLTKRISDLTEHLKMHKHDHHSRRGLLLLVGRRRRLLKYIAAVDVARYRSLIERLGLRR, from the coding sequence ATGTCGCTCACCACCGAGCAGAAGAAAGAGATCCTCGGACAGTACGGTCTGCACGAGACCGACACTGGTTCCCCCGAGGCCCAGATCGCGATGCTGACGAAGCGCATCTCGGATCTGACCGAACACCTCAAGATGCACAAGCACGACCACCACTCGCGGCGCGGACTGCTGCTGCTCGTGGGTCGTCGTCGCCGCCTGCTCAAGTACATCGCTGCGGTCGACGTGGCGCGCTACCGCTCGTTGATCGAGCGCCTGGGCCTGCGCCGCTGA
- the mntR gene encoding manganese-binding transcriptional regulator MntR has product MSPDEGTPDLSAVAQDYLKVIWTAQEWSVDKVSTKMLAERIGVSASTASESIRKLADQGLVDHEKYGAVSLTAAGRTAALAMVRRHRLMETFLVRELGYGWDEVHDEAEVLEHAVSDRMLMRIDAKLGYPTRDPHGDPIPAADGQVPTPDARQLSMCLDGETGTVARISDADPEMLRYFDSVGISLDSRLRVLARRDFAGMISVGVESPADPHVTENTVDLGHPAAEAIWVV; this is encoded by the coding sequence ATGAGCCCCGATGAAGGCACTCCCGACTTGTCGGCGGTCGCCCAGGACTATCTGAAGGTCATCTGGACCGCTCAGGAATGGTCCGTCGACAAGGTCAGCACCAAGATGCTCGCCGAACGCATCGGAGTCTCCGCCAGCACCGCCTCGGAGTCCATTCGCAAGCTCGCCGACCAGGGCCTCGTCGACCACGAGAAGTACGGTGCCGTCTCGCTCACCGCTGCCGGGCGCACCGCCGCGCTGGCGATGGTGCGCCGCCACCGCTTGATGGAGACCTTTCTAGTGCGCGAACTCGGCTACGGGTGGGACGAGGTGCACGACGAGGCCGAGGTCCTCGAGCACGCCGTGTCCGACCGGATGCTGATGCGCATCGACGCGAAACTCGGCTACCCGACCCGCGACCCCCACGGCGATCCGATTCCGGCCGCGGACGGGCAGGTGCCCACGCCCGATGCCCGGCAGTTGTCGATGTGCCTAGACGGTGAGACCGGGACGGTGGCCCGCATCTCCGATGCCGACCCCGAGATGCTCCGCTACTTCGACAGCGTCGGGATCAGCCTGGACTCCCGGTTGCGGGTGCTGGCGCGCCGCGACTTCGCCGGCATGATCTCGGTGGGGGTCGAGAGCCCTGCCGATCCGCACGTCACCGAGAACACCGTCGATCTGGGACACCCTGCAGCAGAGGCGATCTGGGTGGTTTGA